The Burkholderia ambifaria AMMD genome contains the following window.
CCCGTCGTGCTGGTCGGCCATTCGTGGGCCGGCGTCGTGATCAGCGATGCGGGCAACGACGACAAGGTGAAGTCGCTCGTCTACGTCGCCGCGTTCGCGCCGGACAACGGCCAGTCGATCGCCGACGTCACGCAGGGGCTGCCGGCGCCGGCGTGGGCCGGCGAGCTGCGCAAGGACACGGGCGGTTTCGCGACGCTGTCGGACAAGGCGATCGCGCAGGATTTCGCGCCCGACCTGTCGCCCGCGCAGCAGCGCGTCGTCGCGGCGACGCAAGGGCCGTGGTACGGTGGCTGTATTTCGCAGAAGGTCACGCAGGCCGCGTGGCATGAGAAGCCGTCGACGTTCGTCGTCGCGACGCAGGACCGGATGATCGATCCGAAGCTGCAGGAAACGATGGCGAAGCGGATCGGCGCGACGGTCGCGCGCGTGAACGGCAGCCACGTATCGATGTTGAGCCAGCCGAAGGCCGTGGCCGACGCGATCATCGCGGCCGCGGAGCGTGCGAAGCACGATACGCAGTAAGCGATGCGGCGCCGCGATGCGAATGGCGCGCGGCGCCTCCTTCCGGCCATCCGCCTCGCAGGAAGTCCCGTTGGGGGCATGGCGGAGTTTCTCGGAGCACATTCTGATGACGCAGCAACTCTGGCAACTGTCGGCGACTGAAATCGCGAAGCGGGTGCGGCAACGCGAAGTGTCCGCGCGGGAAGTGGCGGATGCGACGCTGGCCCGTCTCGATGCGGTGAACCCGGCGATCAACGCGGTGGTCGAGCATCGCCCCGACGACGTGCGGCGCCAAGCCGACGAAGTCGATCGCGCGATCGCGCGCGGCGACGATCCGGGGCCGCTCGCCGGCGTGCCCGTGACCGTGAAGATCAACGTCGACGTCGCGGAATTCGCGACGACCAACGGCACGCGCCTGCAGGAAAACCTGATCGCGAGCGCCGACAGTCCGTCGGTCTCGAACCTGAGAAAGGCCGGCGCGGTGCTGCTCGGCCGCACCAATTCGCCGACGTTCGCGCTGCGCTGGTTCACGTCGAATCTCGTGCACGGCCATACGTACAATCCGCGCAACCGGTCGCTGACGCCGGGCGGATCGAGCGGCGGCGCGGCGGCTGCGGTGGCCGCCGGGATCGGCCCGCTCGCGATCGGCACCGACATCGGCGGCTCGGTGCGTTACCCGGCCTATGCATGCGGCGTGCACGGCATCCGGCCGTCGCTCGGACGCGTGCCGGCGTTCAATGCGTCGTCGCCCGAGCGTGCAATCGGCGCGCAGTTGATGTCGACGACGGGGCCGATCGCGCGCACGATCGACGATCTCGCGCTGGCGCTGCGCGCGTTCGCCTCGCAGGACCCGCGCGACCCGTGGTACGTGCCGGTGCCGTTCGAAGGCCGTGTGGTACCGAAGCGAGCGGCGTTGTGCGTGCGGCCGGGCGGCCTGCAGGTCGTGCCCGAAGTCGAGGCCGCGTTGCGCGATGCCGCGCGCCGGCTCGTCGATGCAGGGTGGACCGTCGATGAAATCGACGATACGCCGCCGATGCGCGAGGCCGCGTTGTTGCAGGAGCAGCTCTGGCTTGGCGACGGATTCGACGCGTTGACGAACGCGGTCGAGAGCGACGGTGATCCGGGCGCGGCCGCCGTGATCGCCGCCGTGCGCGGCAAGGTGCGCGATCTGCCGGCCGACGTGATCAGCCGCGCACTCGTGCGGCGTACGACGCTCACGCGGCAATGGCGGCTGTTTCTCGATGAATACGCGGTGCTGCTGCTGCCGGTGTCGTCGGAGCTGCCGTTCCCCGACGATCTCGACAGGCAAGGACCGGAAGGGTTCGAGCGCGTATGGGAGGCGCAGCTCACGCTGCGTGCGCTGCCGGCGATGGGGCTACCCGGGCTGGCGGTGACGACTGGGATCGTCAATGACGTGCCGGTTGGTGTGCAGGTGGTCGCCGCGCATCATCGCGAGGATTTGTGCCTGCTCGCCGGGCGCGCCATCGAGGCGCGCGGCGCGCCGGTTACGGTGGTCGATCCGATCGTTTGAGGCGATGACGGGCGCGGTGCATCGGGGATGCATCGCGTCCGTCGGTTGTCGATCGTCGGGATCGTTATTCAGGAAGCTATGCCTGTGTCCGTATCACGAGCGGGGAAGCGGCGAAAGCAGTTTCCATTCATCGTGTCCGCGGGCTCCCTCCACGACAACGCCGCTCAACGCCCCGTCAGCATCCGCCCGCCAAGCCCCATCAGCAGCAGCCCGGCCGTCGTGTCGAGCACGGCCTTGCGCTTGATCAGCAGCCGGCGCACGAACGGATGCGACGCGAGCAGCGCCATCGTGCAATACCACGCGCCCGAAATCCCGATCGACAGCGCGACGACCGTGAGATCGAACCATGCCGGTGTGTGGGCCGGCACCATCAGCGCGAAGACGCTGCCGTAGAACGCGACGGCTTTCGGGTTCGTCATGCTGACCACATAGCCTTTCTTCGCCGCGTGCCAGCCGGAGGATGAAGCCGGCGCGGCGACGGACAACGGCTTGCGCGCGGTTAGCACCATTTTCAGGCCGAGCCAGATCAGGTAGGTCGCGCCCGCCAGCCGCAGTGCGGTGTGCACCCATGCGACGTGGGTCACGAGCAGGCTCAGGCCGCCGATCGCGATCGCGGCCCAGGTGCCCGATGCGGCAGCGAGGCCCAGCCCGGTCATCACGCCGGCGCGGCGCTGCGCGACCGCGCTCGACGTGACGATCACGAAGTTCGGGCCGGGGCTGGCCACGCTCAGCAGCAGGACGCCGGCGAGCGGCAGCAGGGTGTTGATGGTGGTCGACATGGATTTGGGCCCGTGATGCGGAATGGGCCTTCATCTTACCCCGCTCGACCTGCCGTACCTGCGTGCGATCCAGAAAAAAACGCGTGACGACCGACGTCGCCACGCGTTGCATCACTTCGGAAACACCGCGCATGCCGGCGAACCGGCACACGCGGCACACCGTCAGAAATCGAACCCCGGCCCGCCCGCACCCGGGCCGCCCGGCGCCGTGGCCGGCGCTGCATCCTTCGGCGCCTCGAACACGGTCGCATCGGTCGTCAGCAGCAGCCCGGCCACCGACGCAGCATTCTGCAGCGCGGTGCGCGTGACCTTGGTCGGATCGAGCACGCCCGATTCGACGAGATCGCCGTATTCGCCGGTCTGCGCGTTGTAGCCGAAATTGCCCGAGCCTTCTGCCACCTTCGCGACGACCACGCTCGCTTCCTCGCCCGCGTTCGTGACGATCTGGCGCAGCGGTTCCTCGAGCGCGCGCAGCACGATCTTGATGCCCGCGTCCTGGTCGGCATTCGCACCCTTGAGTTCGCGGATTGCCTGCCGCACGCGGATCAGCGCGACGCCGCCGCCCGGCACGATGCCTTCCTCGACCGCCGCGCGCGTCGCGTGCAGCGCGTCGTCGACGCGGTCCTTCTTCTCCTTCACCTCGATTTCGGTCGCGCCGCCGACCTTGATCACCGCGACGCCGCCCGCCAGCTTGGCCACGCGCTCCTGCAGTTTTTCACGGTCGTAATCGGAGGTCGCCTCGTCGATCTGCACGCGGATCTGCTTCACGCGCGCCTCGATGTTCTTCGCGTCGCCCGCGCCGTCGATCACGGTCGTGTTTTCCTTGCCGACCTCGATGCGCTTCGCCTGGCCGAGTTCGGCGAGCGTCGCCTTCTCGAGCGCGAGTCCCGTTTCCTCCGCGACGACTTGCCCGCCGGTCAGGATCGCGATGTCCTCGAGCAGCGCCTTGCGGCGATCGCCGAAGCCCGGTGCCTTGACCGCGACCGTCTTCAGGATGCCGCGAATGTTGTTCACCACCAGCGTCGCGAGCGCTTCGCCCTCGACGTCTTCCGCGATGATCAGCAGCGGCCGGCCGGATTTCGCGACCTGTTCGAGCACCGGCAGCAGGTCGCGGATGTTCGAGATCTTCTTGTCGTGCAGCAGGATGTACGGGTTCTCGATCTCGGCGATCTGCTTGTCGGGATTGTTGATGAAATACGGCGACAGGTAGCCGCGATCGAACTGCAGCCCTTCGACCACGTCGAGCTCGTCGGCGAGCGACTTGCCGTCCTCGACGGTGATCACGCCTTCCTTGCCGACGCGGTCGATCGCTTCGGCGATGCGCTGGCCGATCGATTCCTCGCCGTTCGCGGAGATCGTCGCGACCTGCGCGATTTCCTTGCTCGTGGTGGTCGGCTTGCTGATCGTCTTCAGCGCGTCGACGGCCGCCGCGACGGCCTTGTCGATCCCGCGCTTCAGGTCGAGTGGATTGAGCCCCGCCGCGACGTACTTCTGGCCTTCGCGCACGATCGCCTGCGCGAGCACGGTGGCCGTCGTCGTGCCGTCGCCGGCGGCATCGCTGGTGCGCGACGCGACTTCCTTCACGAGTTGCGCGCCGATGTTCTGCAGCTTGTCCGCGAGTTCGATTTCCTTCGCGACCGACACGCCGTCCTTCGTGACGACGGGCGCGCCGAAGCTGCGCTCGAGCACGACGTTGCGGCCCTTCGGCCCGAGCGTGACTTTCACCGCGTTCGCGAGAATGTTGACGCCTTCGGTGAGCTTCGTACGCGCGACGTCGCTGAAAATGATTTCCTTTGCTGCCATGATTGCGCTCCGTTATTGATTGACGACCGCGACGATGTCTTCCTCGCGCAGCACCAGGAATTCGTTGCCGTCCACCTTGACGGCCTGGCCTGCGTACTTGCCGAACAGCACGCGCTCGCCGACACGCAGGTCGGGCACGAGGCGCTGGCCGTCGGCGTCCTTGCGGCCGGGGCCGACGGCGATCACTTCGCCCTGGTCGGGCTTTTCCGCGGCGCTGTCGGGGATCACGATGCCCGAGGCGGTGGTGGTTTCCTGGTCGAGTCGCTTCACGATGACCCGGTCGTGCAAGGGGCGTAGGCTCATCTATCCGTCCTGTTCTGTTGCGTCGAGATTGGTTGGCACTCTTTATCGGAGAGTGCTGACGAGTATATGAACGCGTGGTGGCGCGATCCAATAACGGATTCGGAAAAGCATTTGCTTGGAGGCGCTATGGATGCGTAGCGGCGGTGCCGGCACGGCACTCGGGCTGGTTGGTACGCCGCTCAGCGACGCCGCCTCGTTCTTGCCGCGGGACTCGCCTTTGCGTGACGATTCGTTGAATCTGGCCGCGCGTCGGCCGAACGAAGGGGTTGGAGGCTGGCTGCATGGAGAAATACGAAGCGGCTATCGAGTTGTGCAATCGGCTGGCAAAGGTCATGGGCGGCCTTGCTGGTCTCGCACTGTGCAAGCAGAATGCGTTTATGGATTACCAAGAGTGCAGGGGATTCTAAATGGCTAAGCATTCGCCTTATGCCGTCGTGGTGATTTACGACGAAGACCAGCAAAGACTTACGGTAAAAGCGGCCGATCCGGACAAGCTCGCGCCGCAATTACAAGGCGTTCTCGAAATGCCGATCCTGTTGGACGAGTTCGACTATCGGATAGATGACGAGTTTGCGCGTCGCCTGGGTGCCGCAATGCTGAATCTCATCGCTGCCGGTCAGCCCGGCATCGAGAAATACATGAGTGTGACGCTTGAACCTATTCCGAGGCAGGGCGACGGCAGCCGCTGATGCTTGTAGAGGAATGCGACATGAGCAAACCGAGACGCGCAACCATCGTGTTTTATGACGAGGATACCGAACAGGTTACGTTGTGCACTGTGTTTCGCAAGGACGTGCAGGCCGTGCTTGATCGCGAAATGAATGCAGGCGTCGCCATCACGATTCCGCCGCATGCCGAACCGAACGACGGGTGCCCGATTACCGATGAGGACGCGCGGCGATTGGGCGGCATGGCACTGCTGATGCAGGCGGGTGTGCATCCTGAATTGCGCGAGCGGCTTAAATTCGCGGAGGCCGGGTCCGTCGACTGGTCCCCGATTCGGCGTCCGGACGCAGACTGAAGGTTCGGTGCATGAGCCGCTGGATTGCCACGATGATCCTGCTAAAGATGCCGATCATCGACTGCCGTCGGTTCCTAGGGTTTGATAGCCAGTCCTATCGTTCGATTCCCTTCACTAGCTCCGGCGTTGAACGGCCGCGTACCGCACGGGTTGAGCAACGCCCGCGACCACGACCGTACGCTTTTTCCCCGCCTGAAGCACAATCGACCGCGTCATGCATGCGCTGCGCGCGACAGCGCGCACCGCACCGTCTTCGATTCTTTCGTCAGAGGCACGAATCATGTCATCCCGCACCTATCTCGTTACCGGCGCGTCGCGCGGCATCGGCTTCGCAACCAGCACGCTGCTCGCGCGGCGTGGCCATCGCGTCATCGGTCTTGCGCGGCGTACGCAAGGCATCGACTTTCCCGGCGAACTGATCGCGTGCGATCTCGCCGATATCGACCGGACGGCCGCGACGCTCGCCCGCATCGGCGCATCGGAAGAGATCGACGGCATCGTGAACAACGCGGGCATCGCGTTGCCACAGCCGCTCGGCAAGGTCGATTTCGCGTCGCTGCAGGCGGTGTTCGACCTCAACGTGCGCGCGGCGATCCAGGTCACGCAGCATTTCGCCGATGCGATGAAGGCACGCGGATATGGCCGCATCGTCAACGTATGCAGCCGCGCGATCTTCGGCAGCCTCGATCGCACCGCGTATTCAGCCGCGAAAAGCGCGCTCGTCGGTTGCACGCGTACGTGGTCGCTCGAACTCGCCGAGCACGGCGTGACGGTCAACGCGGTCGCGCCGGGCCCGATCGAGACGGAACTGTTTCGCCAGACGCGGCCAGTCGGCAGCGAAGCCGAACGCAAGGTGCTGGCAACGATTCCCGCACGTCGTCTCGGCACACCGCACGATGTGGCCGCGGCGATCGCGTTCCTGCTGTCCGACGATGCAGCCTTCGTCACGGGGCAGGTGCTCGCGGTGGATGGCGGCGGCAGCCTCGGCGGACGCAGCTGACACAACGCACGCGGCGTGCGTCGTAAAACACGTGCCGCGCCGCATATTCCCGCACTCCCTTAGCATGTGACGAATCCGACTTTGGGCGCCGCGCAGGCGACGCTAAGATCGCCGATCCCGTAGATCGTGCGCTCAACAACAATGAAAAAGCCCGCTTCGCCCTTGCTTGCCTTTCGTTTCCGTGTGGTCTGCGCCGCGATCGCGGGTGCGCTGTCGCTCGCGTCGTGCGGCGGCGTCGACAGCGATCCGCCGCCGCAGGCCAATGCGACGCCCGCGGCCAAGCGGCCGAACATCCTCTACATCATGGCCGACGATCTCGGCTACTCCGACATCCATGCATTCGGCGGCGAGATCAACACGCCGAACCTCGATGCGCTCGTCGCGTCGGGCCGCATCCTGTCGAACCATCACACCGGCACCGTGTGCGCGATCACGCGCGCGATGCTGATTTCCGGCACCGATCACCACCTCGTCGGCGAAGGCACGATGGGCGTGCCGACCGACGAGCGGCGCGGCCTGCCGGGCTACGAGGGCTACCTGAACGACCGCGCGCTGTCGTTCGCACAACTACTGAAGGACGCCGGCTATCACACGTACATCGCGGGCAAGTGGCACATCGGCTCGGGGATCGTCGGCAGCGCGACGGGCAGCGGGCAGACGCCGGACCAGTGGGGCTTCGAGCGCAGCTACGTGCTGCTCGCCGGCGCCGCGACGAACCACTTCGCGCACGAGCCGGCCGGCTCGTCGAACTACACGGAGGACGGCCGCTACGTGCAGCCCGGCCAGCCCGGACAGCCGGGCGGCGCGGGCGGCAATCCGGCCGTGTTCTACTCGACGGACTTCTATACGCAGAAGCTGATCGCGTACATCGATTCGAACAAGCGGGACGGCAAGCCGTTCTTCGCGTACGCGGCCTACACGTCGCCGCACTGGCCGCTGCAGGTGCCGGAGCCGTGGCTGCACAAGTACGCGGGCGTGTACGACGCCGGCTACGACGCGATCCGCAACGCGCGCATCGCACGGCAGAAGGCGCTCGGTCTGATTCCGGCCGACTTCAGGCCGTTCGACGGCCTGCCCGAAACGACGTCGGCGTCGCCGGCAACGGCGAACAACGGCACCGCGAACGCGAAGTACATCAGCGCCGTGCATTCGGCCGCCGACGGCTATACCGACTACGGCACCGGCAAGGTCGACAAGCTGTGGGCGAGCCTGAGCCCGGCCGAGCGCCGTGCCCAGGCGCGCTACATGGAGATCTACGCGGGGATGGTCGAGAACCTCGACTACAACATCGGCCTGCTGATCCAGCACCTGAAGGACATCGGCGAATACGACAACACGTTCATCATGTTCCAGTCGGACAACGGCGCGGAAGGCTGGCCGATCGACTCGGGCGCGGACCCGACGGCGACCGACACCGCGAACGGCCAGGAGCCGATCTACTCGACCCTCGGCACCGACAACGGCAAGCAGAACGCGCAGCGGCTGCAATACGGGCTGCGCTGGGCCGAAGTGAGCGCGGCGCCGTTCCGGCTCACGAAGGGCTATTCGGGCGAAGGCGGCGTGTCGACGCCGACGATCGTGCGCCTGCCCGGACAGACGCAGCAGTTGCCGACGCTGCGCGCGTTCACGCACGTGACCGACAACACGGCGACGTTCCTCGCGCTCGCGGGCGTCACGCCGCCGTCGCAGCCGGCGCCGCCGCTCGTGAACACGCTCACCGGCATCGACCAGAACAAGGGCAAGGTCGTCTACAACAACCGCTACGTGTATCCGGTGACGGGCCAGTCGCTGCTGCCGGTGCTGACCGGCTCGGCGACGGGTGACGTGCATACGGCGCCGTTCGGCGACGAAGCCTACGGCCGCGCGTACCTGCGCAGCGCCGACGGTCGCTGGAAGGCGTTGTGGACCGAGCCGCCGCTCGGCCCGCTCGATGGTCACTGGCAGCTGTACGACCTCGCTACGGATCGCGGCGAGACGACCGACGTATCCGCGCAGAACCCGTCGGTGATCGGCACGCTGGTCGACCAGTGGAAGACCTACATGAGCAACGTCGGCGGCGTCGAGCCGTTGCGTCCGCGCGGCTACTACTGAGGACGACACGATGCGGTTGCGCTTCTGGACGCTCGGCGCGGCGCTCGCGGCCACGCTGTTCGCGGCTGCGTTCGCAGCCGGCTATGCGAGCCCGTCGACGTCGCCCGCCGGCGCCTTCGACGACGCTAATCGCGGCCGCCCGCTCGCGCCGCTCGGCTCGGAGCGGCAGTGCGAGCGCTACTCGGGCCTGCCCGCGGCGTGGCGCGACGACCCGAAGGCCGGGATGGTGCACCTGAGCGGCGGCGCGTTCGTGTTCGGCAGCACGCGCGGTTATGCGGACGAGCGTCCGGTCGGCGACGGCAGGACGCGCGTCGGCGGCTTCTGGATCGACCAGACCGACGTGACGATCGCGCAGTTCGCCGCCTTCGTGAAGGCGACCGGTTACGTGACCGAAGCCGAGCAGCAGGGCGGCGCGGCGGTGTTTCACGTGCCGACGCGCGACGAGTTGAATGCACGTGACCTCGCGTGGTGGAGCTGGGTGAAGGGCGCGTCGTGGCGGCAGCCGCGCGGCCCGGGCAGCAGCGTCGATGGGCTCGGCAACCTGCCCGTCACGCTCGTCACGCAGCGCGACGCGCTCGCGTATGCGCACTGGCTCGGCCGCGATCTGCCGACCGAAGCCGAATGGGAATACGCGGGCAAGGCTGGCCGCGACGACGCGTCGCTCGATGCCGCGCCGCGCGACGCGCAGGGCAAGCCGGCCGCGAACTACTGGCAGGGTGCGTTCCCGGTGCTCGATACGGCCGAGGACGGCCATGCGGGCCTGGCGCCGGTCGGCTGCTACGCGGCGAACGGCTTTCACCTGTACGACATGATCGGCAACGCGTGGGAATGGACGAAGGACGCGTACACGGGCCCGCATCAGTCGCACACGAACGGCGACACGGCGGCCGTGGCGCCGCCGACACGACGGCACGACACGCCGATGGTGATCAAGGGCGGCTCGTTCCTGTGCTCGCGCGATTACTGCGTGCGCTATCGCGCGTCGTCGCGCGAGCAGCAGGAAGCCGATCTTGGCGCGTCGCATATCGGATTCCGCACGATTCTGAGGGATGCATCGTGAAACGCGTCGCGCATTGCATTGCCGTGTGGCTGGCCGTTGTATGCGGCGCCGCTCATCCAGGTTGGGCTGTTGCCGCGGAAACCATCACGCGCACGGTGCGCGTCGGCGTGACGCACGGCGTGCATGCGGAGATCCTCGACGCGGTGAAGCGCGTCGCCGCCACGCGCGGGCTCGATGTCGACGTCGTCGAATTCGACGACGCGTCGCGCATCGATGCCGCGCTTGCGGACGGCAAGATCGACGCGGCGAGCTTCGAGGATGCACAGCGCCTCGCCGCCACCTGCACGGCGAAAGGCTACGCGCTGAGCGCCGTCGCGCCGACCGTCACGCTGCCGATGGCGCTTTATTCTCGCAAGCTGAGGAGTCTGAACGAACTGCTGCCCGGCGCGACGGTCGCGATCCCGGCCGATCCGCGCGGGATGGCGCGCGCGCTCGTGCTGCTGCAGAACGACACCCTGGTGACGCTGCGCGCGAAGGCCGGCCTGCATGCGACGCTGCGCGACGTGACCGGCAACCGGCTCGCGCTGAAATTCGTTGCGCTGCGTCGCGACCGGCTCCATGCGGCGCTCGACTCGGCCGCGTTCGTCGCGATCGACAGCGACGACGCCACGCGCATGGGCCTGCAACCGGCGCGCGACAGCATCAACCTCGAGGACGCGCGCTCGCCGTATGCGAACGTGCTGACCGTGCGCGACGCCGATCGCACGAAGCCGTGGGTCGCGCAACTCGTCGCGGCGTATCACTCGGACGACGTCGCGCATTTCATCCTGACGCGCTACCAGGACTCGGTGCGGCGGCCGTGGTAGACGACTACCGTCTCGCGTGCAATGCGTGCGGCCGCTACTGCAACAGCGCGCCGACGCTGTCGTTGCGCGAACGGTTCCGACATCGGCATCGCTTCGTCGGCGCACTGACGGTGCCGACCGCCACGTCTGCCACCCGCACGAATGCGCCATGCACCAACGCGTGGCTCGACGCCGTCACGCTCACCGCGTGAGGAAAGCGGCACGCGATGCGTGCCTTACACTTGACGCTCTTTCAATCGTCTCCGACGGAGCGCGCATGTACGCATCGACCTTCATTTTCCGCGCCGGGCAATACGACGACGAATTCCATCGGCTCGACCGGCAGATCGCCGACATGGCGCGTGCGACACCCGGCTATCTCGGCGAGGAAACCTGGGAGAACGCGGAAGCCGGGCTGATCCAGAACGTCTACTACTGGGAATCCGAGGCGGCGCTGCAGCAGCTGATCCAGCACCCCGCGCATCGGGAAGCGAAGGCGAAGCAGGCGCGCTGGCTGGACGGTTATCGCGTGGTGATCTCGCAGGTGCTGCGCGAGTACGGCGACGGCAAGCTCGCGCAACCGCATGCGGGGCAGCCCGCGTGAGTTGAGCGCCGCATCGGCGCGTCGGGCGTTATGCGCGAACCGCAGCGCATCGGCGCACCGCGTCAAAGCGCCTCGACCAGCAACCGGTTGCTCTTTTCGCAGTACTCGTGACACGCGGCGCGCGCGGCGATCGATGCGCCGTGCACGAACTTCGGCGCGTCGGCGCGGCGCGACATCGACACGACGATCGACGGCGGCGACGGCTGCAGCGGCAGCTCGACGACCTCGCCGCTCGCGATCAGCGCATCGACGAACAGCACCGGAATCGCGGCGACGCCGAAGCCGTCGCGCACGAGCTGCACGATCACCGATATCGACGGCGAGCCGGTGATGCGCGTCTCCGACAGCGGCACGCCATGCGCGTGCGCGAGCGTGCGCACGATGTCCTCGAGCGCGCGGTGCGGCGCGGTACCGCGCCCGTAGGTGAGGATCGGCTGGCGCAGCACCTGGCGCGCGAGGCCCGTGCGCGTGGTCGGCAGCAGCCCCGCGCGCGCGATCCAGCGCACCGGATAATTCGCGAGCGCGTCGCAGACGACCGACGCCTCGTCGCTGCCCTCCACCCGAATGATCAGATCGAGCTCGCCGGCCATCAGCCGGCGCTGCAGCACGACGCTGACGTCGACGGTCAGGTCGACCTCCAGTTGCGGATAGTCGGCGGCGAGGCGGCGCAGATAGTGCGGCAGCCAGCTGTGCACGACCGTCTCGATCACGCCGAGCCGCAGCTTGCCGCGCAGCGCGCTTTCGCCGGCCGCGGCGGCCTGCAGCTCGTGCGTCGCCTCGACGACGGCCTTCGCATAGCCGAGCAGATACTCGCCGTTCGGCGTGAGCCGGAACTCGCGGCTGTCGCGATCGACGAGCACGGTCTGCAATTCATCCTCGAGCGCCTTCAGGCGCTGCGAGATCGCTGCCGGCGTCGCGTGCAGCGCGGTGGCCGTCGTGCGGAAGTTGCGCAGCTTCGCGAGCGTGACGAAGGTTTCGAGAAAACGCGTGTTCATGGCGGTCGGCGGGACGGTGGACGCGCAGCATGCCGGTGAAGAAAAATGAACGGGACCGGGGAAAACCCGGAGATGCGTTAAGAAATTCTATACACCGGGCGCAAAAAAACTCGTTGGCAGCCAATTTTTTTCTTTTCTATTCTTCGCCGTAACCGCTGACGCAACTGCGTGAGCCCGACAACATCCCCGATCGCCGACCACCATCATGACGCCTTCCGAATTCCGCCAGTCCGTACGCAGCGGCGCGTTCCGCCAGCCGACCGCCGGCCAGTGCGGCCCGTTCGCGCAAGCGAATCTCGCGATCCTGCCCAACGCGTATGCGCACGATTTCCTGCGCTTTTGTCAGGCGAACCCGAAGGCGTGCCCGCTGCTGGGCGTCGGCGAGCCGGGCGCGTTCCGGCTGGACGTGCTCGGCGAGGATCTCGACATCCGCACCGACGTGCCGAGCTACAACGTCTACCGCGACGGCCGCCTGACCGAGCGGGTCGAATCGCT
Protein-coding sequences here:
- a CDS encoding arylsulfatase, with protein sequence MKKPASPLLAFRFRVVCAAIAGALSLASCGGVDSDPPPQANATPAAKRPNILYIMADDLGYSDIHAFGGEINTPNLDALVASGRILSNHHTGTVCAITRAMLISGTDHHLVGEGTMGVPTDERRGLPGYEGYLNDRALSFAQLLKDAGYHTYIAGKWHIGSGIVGSATGSGQTPDQWGFERSYVLLAGAATNHFAHEPAGSSNYTEDGRYVQPGQPGQPGGAGGNPAVFYSTDFYTQKLIAYIDSNKRDGKPFFAYAAYTSPHWPLQVPEPWLHKYAGVYDAGYDAIRNARIARQKALGLIPADFRPFDGLPETTSASPATANNGTANAKYISAVHSAADGYTDYGTGKVDKLWASLSPAERRAQARYMEIYAGMVENLDYNIGLLIQHLKDIGEYDNTFIMFQSDNGAEGWPIDSGADPTATDTANGQEPIYSTLGTDNGKQNAQRLQYGLRWAEVSAAPFRLTKGYSGEGGVSTPTIVRLPGQTQQLPTLRAFTHVTDNTATFLALAGVTPPSQPAPPLVNTLTGIDQNKGKVVYNNRYVYPVTGQSLLPVLTGSATGDVHTAPFGDEAYGRAYLRSADGRWKALWTEPPLGPLDGHWQLYDLATDRGETTDVSAQNPSVIGTLVDQWKTYMSNVGGVEPLRPRGYY
- a CDS encoding LysE family translocator encodes the protein MSTTINTLLPLAGVLLLSVASPGPNFVIVTSSAVAQRRAGVMTGLGLAAASGTWAAIAIGGLSLLVTHVAWVHTALRLAGATYLIWLGLKMVLTARKPLSVAAPASSSGWHAAKKGYVVSMTNPKAVAFYGSVFALMVPAHTPAWFDLTVVALSIGISGAWYCTMALLASHPFVRRLLIKRKAVLDTTAGLLLMGLGGRMLTGR
- a CDS encoding amidase family protein produces the protein MTQQLWQLSATEIAKRVRQREVSAREVADATLARLDAVNPAINAVVEHRPDDVRRQADEVDRAIARGDDPGPLAGVPVTVKINVDVAEFATTNGTRLQENLIASADSPSVSNLRKAGAVLLGRTNSPTFALRWFTSNLVHGHTYNPRNRSLTPGGSSGGAAAAVAAGIGPLAIGTDIGGSVRYPAYACGVHGIRPSLGRVPAFNASSPERAIGAQLMSTTGPIARTIDDLALALRAFASQDPRDPWYVPVPFEGRVVPKRAALCVRPGGLQVVPEVEAALRDAARRLVDAGWTVDEIDDTPPMREAALLQEQLWLGDGFDALTNAVESDGDPGAAAVIAAVRGKVRDLPADVISRALVRRTTLTRQWRLFLDEYAVLLLPVSSELPFPDDLDRQGPEGFERVWEAQLTLRALPAMGLPGLAVTTGIVNDVPVGVQVVAAHHREDLCLLAGRAIEARGAPVTVVDPIV
- a CDS encoding co-chaperone GroES; this translates as MSLRPLHDRVIVKRLDQETTTASGIVIPDSAAEKPDQGEVIAVGPGRKDADGQRLVPDLRVGERVLFGKYAGQAVKVDGNEFLVLREEDIVAVVNQ
- the groL gene encoding chaperonin GroEL (60 kDa chaperone family; promotes refolding of misfolded polypeptides especially under stressful conditions; forms two stacked rings of heptamers to form a barrel-shaped 14mer; ends can be capped by GroES; misfolded proteins enter the barrel where they are refolded when GroES binds), which gives rise to MAAKEIIFSDVARTKLTEGVNILANAVKVTLGPKGRNVVLERSFGAPVVTKDGVSVAKEIELADKLQNIGAQLVKEVASRTSDAAGDGTTTATVLAQAIVREGQKYVAAGLNPLDLKRGIDKAVAAAVDALKTISKPTTTSKEIAQVATISANGEESIGQRIAEAIDRVGKEGVITVEDGKSLADELDVVEGLQFDRGYLSPYFINNPDKQIAEIENPYILLHDKKISNIRDLLPVLEQVAKSGRPLLIIAEDVEGEALATLVVNNIRGILKTVAVKAPGFGDRRKALLEDIAILTGGQVVAEETGLALEKATLAELGQAKRIEVGKENTTVIDGAGDAKNIEARVKQIRVQIDEATSDYDREKLQERVAKLAGGVAVIKVGGATEIEVKEKKDRVDDALHATRAAVEEGIVPGGGVALIRVRQAIRELKGANADQDAGIKIVLRALEEPLRQIVTNAGEEASVVVAKVAEGSGNFGYNAQTGEYGDLVESGVLDPTKVTRTALQNAASVAGLLLTTDATVFEAPKDAAPATAPGGPGAGGPGFDF
- a CDS encoding alpha/beta fold hydrolase, yielding MVGLTKRVLVSAAVLGGLFGAVAAQAAPKEDLKGTNVVLVHGAFADGSSWNRVIPLLEARGLHVVAVQNPLSSLADDTAATKRAIDEQKGPVVLVGHSWAGVVISDAGNDDKVKSLVYVAAFAPDNGQSIADVTQGLPAPAWAGELRKDTGGFATLSDKAIAQDFAPDLSPAQQRVVAATQGPWYGGCISQKVTQAAWHEKPSTFVVATQDRMIDPKLQETMAKRIGATVARVNGSHVSMLSQPKAVADAIIAAAERAKHDTQ
- a CDS encoding SDR family oxidoreductase, which encodes MSSRTYLVTGASRGIGFATSTLLARRGHRVIGLARRTQGIDFPGELIACDLADIDRTAATLARIGASEEIDGIVNNAGIALPQPLGKVDFASLQAVFDLNVRAAIQVTQHFADAMKARGYGRIVNVCSRAIFGSLDRTAYSAAKSALVGCTRTWSLELAEHGVTVNAVAPGPIETELFRQTRPVGSEAERKVLATIPARRLGTPHDVAAAIAFLLSDDAAFVTGQVLAVDGGGSLGGRS